The stretch of DNA ccttcctaacgccaaccactacgagagtgtagtgggtgctttttacatggagcCAGTCGGGGTGGGGGGGacggcatcgaccacatttggctgatgctttttatgtgccaccagcacggggagccagtcaggtggcactggcagtGACCTAATGCCCAATATATACAGACAGTAGACTATAAGCTAATGcagatttggcagttatttctagcaacaccAATGACCATATGGGTGATATATGTTATTATTCTATGCAATGGCAGCACTATTGAACTTCAGAATGTTGCCATTTTTGACTTCAACATCTGGCCTCTGGATGATTTTTAGTTTGTGCAGTTTAAGTTTTCCTTTTGTGAGCATTGATTGAAAAAACTTtcaactatagacacaaggcctgaaattttgtttgattgggctaagtcaattaattaaccccagtgcttaactggaacttattttatcgaccctgaaaggataaaaaacgaagtcaaccttggtggcttTACCTTAATATTTGCCAATATTAATTGCTGTAAATAGTtattttctgcaaaatgttaGTTTCTTTCTCCTAAATTGCATTTTGTCTATTCTTCAGAACTGACAGTGTGTTGCGACATCATATGGTCACACAAAGTGATGGTCTGTTCTATCTGGACAAACAACCCTACCCGTATCTCGATTCTATCGTACTTTACCACAAAAAGCATAAACTCCATGGTATCAAATTAACACAACAGGTAAATCTTTAGCTTTCTTCCTCACtactttcaaacattttcattcattaatgttgttcatgttgtttagACCCAGATTATTCTTAATCCAGGAGCCatttgatcaaaagtattcctattcgaccattctgtcttttattaaaaaatagtGAATCTATGATCaatatattccagccatgacaaatCTTTCTATTCAGAAATactgtcattttgtttttatgttgttgtctGATTCAACAAGCCTATGATTAAAACTATTCCAAATGCATCTCTCTTTTTTACAGGTATAGTGTAACTAGGAATATATGACCTATTATGTAGCTGTCAGTATCAGTGGTTCCAAGAGACATATTGCAATGTGACCAAAACTTTCTCTTTCCAGAGTTTAACCAGGATCACATTATCACTCAATATGGCCTTCCTTTTTATGTTTGTAGGTTTTTGATTTGAGCGAGTTTTAGTTGTTACTTCTAATAATTTGAGCAACTGCTTAGAAACAAGTTGACTCATAATGTTTGCTtgaaaaatttatgtaaatagtGAGATTTGTTGATATTAGTAAATATTTCCTCTGTTTTTAGGCTCCGCTGAGTGCCAGAATTGTGAAATGCTTTGCTGCAAGATTTGCTGCCAACAATGGCAACATTCTGCCTCAGAAAActgaagataaaaacaaaatgcttgAAGAGACATTATCTNNNNNNNNNNNNNNNNNNNNNNNNNNNNNNNNNNNNNNNNNNNNNNNNNNNNNNNNNNNNNNNNNNNNNNNNNNNNNNNNNNNNNNNNNNNNNNNNNNNNNNNNNNNNNGTGCACGCGCACATTAGTGTTAAAGAAATTGTTTCTACTTAATCTGTATtctcaattaaaattattttttcacttgtttgttgtttattatttcagtTGATCAACGTTATGATTTAGACATAAGCAGTTGGTCAACatcttaacatacacacacatgcaatatcattatatacacactCCAGGCCAacaactagtgtgtgtgtgtgtgtgcgtgtgtgtgtgtgtgtataaaaattccGTCTTGTGATGTAATGGGAAAGTATGGTAAGTACTCAGGTTGGTTTCCCATTGAAATTCCGATTGGAACTGCGACTAAAAGAAGGCTGGTGTTTTAGGTGTTTAGCAAAGAATGGCTACAAATGGCTAATCATCGATGCATATTAGGAATTAAAAAGTGAACAAGCAAAATGTGAGGAATTAGAGTCTGGAACTTAAAATTCAAACATAGTTGCAGAGTTATTAGAGTCAATAAGGGATTAAGAAATAAGCGTGGGAGGGATTTCATGCATTATTTCTTAATCCCTTATTTACTTAAACGACTCTACAACCTGTTGGCTGTGGGTCAAAAAGAGATCAATAGTAAAAGTACTTATAGTTTAGGTATATTTGCAGATATGTGAtggagattttggctgctattttttgcgGCCAAATCTGCCTCAAGTTCACGACTAAAcctttgaaggcagtgccccagcatggccacattctaatgactgaagcgCGCACAAAAGATATACAGAATTTGCGAGAAAACTAATAAATGGCTGCATCGAAAAAATTGTTCGATGGTTTCAGTCGCGTGACACAGACACACCTTTAACAGTGTCACCATGAGGAATGTAGAAAACTGGGAATCGATTCATTGGAAACGTCCATTCACGATGCaattcttaagaatattattatatatcaaaaaaaaaaaagcaataaaattgaAATGTCATTTCTGCCTCGCCAAGTTGCCATTTGGCTCTAATTCAATAGAATTGTTCCAACAACAACCATATTATCTTTATGTATAATGCAGCCATCAGTAATAGGCTGGGATCTGAAGGTATTTCACTGCTATATCGAACGCAtatcgttgttcttgttcttctaaTCCTGCTGACATAATCATAATCCCGATGACATTCCAGTTGTAGCCATCCTTATATTTCATTCAAGCATCGTATAGCGAAGACGAACgtctccatttaaaaaaaaaaaaaaaaatatgtgatttgAGCGagatttgatttctatttctgataaatAAGAGTGACCAGAGAAAAGCACCTCCATTGATTCAGTTGTTGTCAACGAAAAATGCTTATTGGGATCACTTTGCCTGTCATCAACGCTAAGCAAATAAAGTAATAACAACGAGTAAAGGGAAACAACTCCGTGGCGAAACTAAAGTCCATTCGGAATCGAATTGTCATCCAAAATTGTGGTTTTAAAAATCATGATATTGATTGTCGAGGAATTCAGTGTTGAATATTTAATATGTCCACAAATAAATTTTCTTGACAGGAATAATATTAGGTTGAAGAAATTTGAACGATGGTAGTTTTTAAGAGATATTAGATAAGACtagcaatgaaatatataaatgtattatcaaatatataaactaaatatcaaacaaaatgctgAAGTTTCTGTTATATCTTGAGATGCAGTCATCATTCTGTTGATCTTTTCCaaaaggaataaacaaaaaaaaaaatgcctcccTCCTGaataaaaatttttcaagaaaagtcaagaatttataaatttttaaggAAACATGAATTCTTTATGAGAATTCGATCTTGAAACGCATTAATGCTTTACATAACAGATATGGGGTTCTTGTGACAGGTTAAATCTATCACTCAAGCAGTCCACTGTGGGGTCCAAGCCCAGAATTCAAAGAACTGGAACAACTACTGTAAGGCATCCCATTTAATAACCTAGTGATTCCACAAATCTCCCAtccacaaagaagaaagaagttgACCTCGATCAGATTTCCTCATCTTGGACATTCACACAAAATCTCTGTCTATTTTTAATTCATTCTTGATCTGTTGATTGTGCTAGACAGTATTTCacagagtgggggggggggtctgataagactgaaacatgttcaGTGTTGTCACAGTATTTACCATTTTAAATTTTAGCATTCTCTTGCCCAAATTTGTCACTAACACAATCGGCATTTTTTTTCAACATGATTGTAATTTCACTTGATTTAACTTCTCCTTAGTTTTTGATTATGATTAAATACTAATTACTGTATCATTCAAAAATTATTGTTAGAAAcagtatagacagatagatcgaatAATTGAGAGTTTATCTGCAAGATTGGTTATATGTCATTAAATTGATTCAGTGAAATAAtgctacaaagaaaataaatatacaaaacctGTCTGgactgttgaaatatatttgatggtGTCCATGTGAAAGTGAGAATGACTGGGTGGCAGTGTACCTTGAACCAGTATAGGAGTAAAGGATTAGTCGAAGCAGGCATAGCTTTTGCATAGTATTGTGTAGTAATACTTTTAGTTCTAATGATTTAATTAGCTATTTTGCAGCAATCACTGACCAGAGTTCTGTAGAACTAGTGGCTTAATCAATTATAAGAAAAACAGTAATCAATTCTACataattaaacataattagttTGATCTCAACAAAAACTGCTCAAACTTCAATAAAAACCAAATTGACAGCGGCTGTGGCGAATTTTCTATGAGGATCATTTAAAAAGGAATTAATTGGTTGAGTTGTTTAGAGCATCACACAAACTCTTGTGTGGAATTTATGTCATTTTCatatgttctaagttcagatctgatcgaggtcaactttgtctttcttctttgtggATGGGAGATTTGTGGAATCACTAGATTATTAAATGGGATGCCTTACAGTAGCTGTTCCGATTCATTGAATTCTGGGTTTGAACCCCACTATGGGACTGCTTGAGTGATACATTTAACCTGTCACCCGATTTGTAACTTGacttatcagaggatgtgcagattagttacagttcagtcaattatcactgaagatttgggtaggagacgcatgtctgccaagtttgtgccaaaactgctttcaggtgatcaaaaagacactcaggtttcagttgcacaagatcttgattgtgccAAGAACTATGAAAACATTTTGACaactttgcgtaagcctctgagcaagcatcaccaagcttttggcaaaatttgatgcagattctctgctcaattttctctgtcatggtcaatgtgacaatcacatgctacacacattcCTCCCAAGCACAGCTATAAACAGCAGACGAGAGCTAGAACAGCTTCACTCTACGTGCTTTAgatttgttactatggcaacagtcccgatatttattgatcaaaccacgtgtatatatatatatatatatatatatatatatatagtgcattaaataatttaatgaatacCATAGCTTCTTCTGGAGATCCAGTTTCCTGGATTCTCAGGTGTATGTACTCCCCACTGGACAGAAAGCCAACCCATCACAGGAATaatcctttttgccagctgagtggactggggcaatgtgaaatgaagaagaCAACTCATTGCCAAGTCCAGGAATcaaaaaccacaattttacgatcatgaggtcCCTAGCCGATTCACTCCAAATACAAGGAACAACCAGCAGGGAGACTGTTTTTAGCCCATCCCCAAATGGGGCTCGTGGCAGGCAAGGGgttaatatttgtaataataaatgtaaaggaTGGATTTCACACATTTCTTCTCAGAGATTAACAACCAATTTACTGTCAATCCCACCCAATTGCCTTCTTTCACTTCTGCTCCTAAACGTCATCTGCATCCAAGCGAGACGCCTCTCAAGCCTAACCTACTGAGACAGTAAAAATATTCTCCCCTTCAAAAGCATAAAGAAACAATCACTacacataaacaaaacattcCATCTCCTCTAAATATGAACAGCACATAGCTACGGAATCACCATCGCTAATGATCCAGGAAAAAATACATGCCTCCAACATAGCAAACACCCTATTAATAAGGATGGCATTTCCCTTCAAAGACAAAGTATTTTATCgtctcacacacaaaaaaaaaaaaaagaacttactAACCCTATATGAGGCTGGATTGAAACACACAGTGACGTAACACTTCAACATCCAGAATGGTATTGCTTATACACAAAGAGAGATCTTCTACAGTATTTACTGCTATACACAGAAAGTGATAATCAAAGAAAAGATACTTGCTTGATTGCTTTGAAGTTATTTCCAACACACTCTAAAACTTCTTCTCTACGGATGTACTCCTCTCTATCTGTTGTTCTACTGCTACTGTTGTGACCTTTGCCCCTTGTAGTCCCTTGTTAGTCTTGTGTCACCTCTGCTCAGGCACTCACTAACATTACTTCGCATACTATGCCCACCACCCACGACGACTAGTCCTTTTCCTCCCCCCACCATTGTCGCTTCTCCGTACAACTGTCAAATTGCAATTGTTGAAGAACGTGAAGCCCATTGGTCTCGGAGAGTTTGTAAAGGTTGAAATGAAGTTTCCCTCCTCTCTGTCGATCCATCATAAACTAAATTACCCCACATTCAAAACTCTCTTCACTCTGTAAACACCTCGGCCAAGGCGACATTAAGATAAAACTAGTCGCCAAAGGTGGTGCTATGATGGTCTGATGCACTGACCCTGACAGAAAGAAACCCTAACCGATTTCACTACAGGAAATTGCCCAAAGATTTCAACATTCGCAGCGCTCATCTGTCACATTTCAAGAACTTTTTTCTTCCACTTCCGCATATGATTGACGGCCATAATCTAAAGTGAATTCTGGTATTTTAGAGATCGTAATTCTAAAATacctgatagaataattacttaaCGAACAAATGAGAAATGTGTCAACTATTTAATTAGACTCTTTTCATCTCCGAATATATTTTCTTCGATTAAATTATAAGAAACTGGTGCATACCTTTCTGTTTATgaactaaaaagaaataattagttGTAAGGGGAAATAACTtattccaagggaaataactctgagaGAAAATTTTTGCAAGTTTTTGAAATGGTGTTCATACAGCTTCATACAACACGTCAGTTGATAATATATTCAATCGATAGGATATCCTGAGATACGGATTGCATTAAACActtttttcattcatcttttattttacttgtttcagtcagttgactgcggccatgctgaggcactgccttgaagggacGAATAAATCGACACCACAACTCCAATTTCaaatctgctacttattctatcgttgtctttAGTCCaacttttgtgacctctattaattttgcctttaggttctaattacTAATAAGCAaccatttaaaatttatatatatatatatatatatatatatatatatatattcttgtatgcgTTTCAGTCCAAAAGCCTTTGTCCATCCTGGGTCACCGCCAGTATCATAACCTTTTCAATAGCCATTTTCacgtgattggcttttggtggaGGAGGgtgtttgatattgttgcacTCGTTAACGTTTCTTGCTGTGATGTAGATTCATCTGTTATTTGGGACAGCAAAACTTCAAGgtatttcttgaaaacatctgtCCCTACTCCATGTAGATCTCATGATTTTGTCTCTATATTAAAGATCTGTGGGCTTTTGAATTCTAAGTTATTGCCGTACTTCGTCCTTACTCAAGACGGGATGGGTGGGATCCTTGGAACAGTGCTGTGGCGTCCTCATCGGGGTCTGATAAAACTGCTGATGCCAGCCTCCTCCACTTCTTTCATAGGTGTATCATTGCATATTTCTCCAAtcttcactccagggagtagagtcataATTTTTTAGTCTCTTACagtaaccccagtgtttcattgatgTAATGTTTCTGGTGTAGCACTGTTGAATTGCTGCTAATTTCGCTGTTACATTGAGACTATGGGGTGACCATAACTGAGAGCTGCAGTCCATaggaccagcatagtttcctggtaCCTTGTTCTCAGAGTTCACAGAATCTATCCAGCCATTCGCAGGCACATTGCCACAATCCGAGTGATATGTAGATTAAACATCGATACTCCTATCAATCATCAGGTCACGAATTGTGTTGATTATAGGATGGCTACTCCTTTTGTTCCAAAGTACTTTTATTTCGGTACTTTAGCACAAGTTGGCGGAGAGCTTGTAATTGCCCTGCATAGAACTACGTTGTTTTCTTCAGCTCATTTATATACGGCATCTAGATCTTTCTGTTGAAGATTAGTATCAAGAAGATTCTTGGCTGTGCAACTTTTGTAACGTCGGCCAAGATAGTAAGAATGGTTGCTTGTATAACTGATGTCATGTCTGAGAGAGCTTCCACAAACAGCAGCGACTCCAAGACAATTCCCTGAAGCACTCCACCCATTATTAACGTCTCTTCGGATAGGGCTCCATTGGAGGGCACTATCTTTTAAGAAAGTCATGTAAACACTCTCTcaattttccaactatgctgCGATCAATCATATCAagggtttttgattttttttttttttactttgattttaCCAATGTGTTAggctagagagagagacaagtctATAATTTTTAGCTTCTTCTCTGCTTCCTCGTTTATGGTTAGAACATATTATGcccttctttaactttctaagcgTTGGAAGAGGGTTTGCAGTAATCTTTACATTTTTCAGAATTGATGGGAATAATCAATGGCTGATATTAcatcagtttattttatttcgatgtaatcgataattACCATCCCTTCGTGTAGGGATGTGATGTCAATGAACTTGTTTGGCATATTTATTTGCTAGTTTTCTGCCAAAGTTGTGAAACACTTTTGCATTGCAAATTCAGTAATTTACTTATCTCTTGGGGGTCCGCAGTCAGTGAGTCATTTTCTTTGAACATGTTTTACCATCTTCGGCAAGGCTCGTTCGAAATCGGACTCCTCACTTTCCGTTAGTAGCCCATTTGGACGATTTGAGATCTTTGCTTGTCTTCTCATTAGAATTTTCCTATTTCTGGAATTTATGTTTTTCTGTCGGTTTGAAATTCTCTCTGGAACAAATGTGTGGCATATGCCCTGCATGATTGTCATAAACTGCTTTATGCTGATATTCTGCAGAGAAAGACTGTTAGGCCGGTTATGTTCCAGGactgtttcaatatttttccaGTTGGATTTATGAAAGTTCTGGCCGGAAAGAAGTCGGTTGCTTCTAGTTGCCTgcgtttttgcattttttttgtctcggaggcgtaggagtggctgtgtggtaagtagcttgcttaccaaccacatggttccgggttcagtcccactgcgtgacaccttgagcaagtgtcttctactattgcctcgggccgaccaaagccttttgagtggatttggtagacggaaactgaaagaagcccgtcgtatatatgtatatatatgtatgtgtgtatatgtttgcgtgtctgtgtttgtccccccaacatcgcttgacaaccgatgctggtgtgtttacgtccccgtaacttagcagttcggcaaaagagaccggtagaataagtactgggcttccaaagaataagtcctggggtcgatctgttcgactaaaggtggtgctccagcatggccacagtcaaatgactgaaacaagtaaagagactATACATTTGTAGTCTTAAGCTTTGATTCGAGAAAATGGTTGGCATCACCTTAACATTATGGAAAGCGCTGTAAGTATATgcaaattgtgtgctggtgccatgataaatgtttctatattgcaatagttacagaatatagaaagaagtgtaaaaccgataactatataacccaaccaaaatatctcagttacgcaaacgtgaacagaattactatttaaccttaaaatacattgtagatattcaaagaaccttcttggtttagtggtacggaacattcttctggtattctttttattcttttacttctttcagtcatttgacgatggccatgctggagcacagccctttagttaaagaaatcggcccctggacttattccctgtaagttTGGTGCTTAATCTATCAGCCTCTTCTGCCGAaaagctaagttacagagacgcaaacacaccaacatcggttgtcaagcaatggtggtggtgggggtgggggacaaatagccacacacacacacatacacatatatatgacgggcttctttcagtttccgtctaccaaatccactcacgaggctttggtcagtctgaggctgtagtagaagacactctttaAAGTATAGAGTTGGATTTGGTGGAGCCATTTGTTAGCAACTTTTCTCCCCCACCCATTTTGTAGGGggtattacccatttttctgggcTCTTTTCACAGTTATACCCCGTTcgaaatttgcattagtttttgtatgaaaaaaaaaggaagggagtTAGGGGCTCgtttgtagtttgtagagaaaCGTTAAACATGCCTGAAAAAAACATGGTCTTTCTCCCCAACTAAAAGACATGGAGAACTATGAAAGGAGGCGAATAAGTACcgggggagggggaggaaagaagagagaactaacaCTTGATCGTTCTAGAACTCCCAGAATGAAAACCtaaacacctgaaagactttccctccattcattactaaatgtctttcttcgttgttaaaagtaaagaagctcgAAAAAATCGAtcgtatttcagtctaattgtcattgtaaatggccgatgctttcctttctctgtcgcttcactccttttctctacggttaagagagtgaaggtgcgtggctcagtggttaagggcATTCGGCCCACGATTGTAAAGTCATGAGTACGATTCCCTGCAGCgcctgtgttcttgagcaaggtactctacttcaccttactgcagtccactcagctggcaaaaatgaattgtagctgtaattcaaagagacCAGCCTTGTGTGTGAGGTTGaatctcactctcacttcctctctgtcctcttcTCTCCCGCTCCGCTACTCACTTCCTTTGaggtaagtgtgacacacaccacaggtacggATGTACAAAAACAACAAGTTGGCGTATTAACAttattgataatcctttctacaggaGGTACAAGgtatgaaatttggtgggaggagattagtcgattatattgaccccagtgtttcactgatacttaatttattgaccctgaaaagatgaaaggcaaaatcagtcaaccttggcggaatttgaactcagaacgaagcggtagacgaaataccgcttagcatttcacccggtgtgctaacgattttgccagctcgccgccttaataacaacaacaacaacgagagaCAAAGAATAATGCCTAATAATTGATGTAGCAATGCCAGGAGATcgacatatcatcatgaaagaaagagaaaaggctggtaaatatggagacctgagaattgagattactaagatgtggcagctatgagagtcaaatataaaggttgtccctattgtaatcggagcattgggttcaataccacccaagctgaaaaaaaaaaaccacctgaAAACCTTAGAAGTATCCAACAATCTAGacgtattgcaaaagtcggcattacttggaactgcctGCATATTGCATAAAGAACTGTCTGTTtgaggtctttgttgtgacttgacaaacggTACAAACCCCCAATAGACATactatcttcaatcaacaacttcacgatatt from Octopus bimaculoides isolate UCB-OBI-ISO-001 chromosome 14, ASM119413v2, whole genome shotgun sequence encodes:
- the LOC106883693 gene encoding uncharacterized protein LOC106883693, with amino-acid sequence MGVGLTKRKTLTINERTNLSRINPISFGKYEAEMALKDTSPGTYLMYKDYESNQIYLSVRTDSVLRHHMVTQSDGLFYLDKQPYPYLDSIVLYHKKHKLHGIKLTQQAPLSARIVKCFAARFAANNGNILPQKTEDKNKMLEETLSRL